The following is a genomic window from uncultured Hyphomonas sp..
TGCGCTGGAAAGGCTGGTGGCTCCCTTCATCGCCGATCCTTCCACGGCGATCAGCTATGGCGCGTTGCAGAAGTTCCGTGACGATCCGGTCACCGGCGAAATGCACTACGAGATGACTCATCCTTATCCGCCGGAGGATGGCCGGTCATTTTTCGTCCGGATCATGGAAGACTGTTACATTACAGGCCAGCCCTGCATGCTGGTGCGCCGGTCCAGCTATGAGGTGATTTTTCCCCTGCCGGAGAAAAACGTGATCTCGGAGGACTATGCCGTTCTGCTGCTACTGGCCCGCCGGTGGCCTGCCAGCCGGGTGGATGGCGTCACGCTCCTGCAGCGCCAGCATGACGGCCCCCGCGGCCCCGCGGAAATCCGCTATGCGGCCGAATCCCGGAATGCCCGCTGGTGCCAGGCCGATACCGAGCTGCTGCGCAAGCTGTTGCCGCAGGTTTCTTTGGGGGAACTCGTCGGGCGGTCTGGCGAAACCTTGCACCACCCGCGGGAGCGCCGTCAGGCCCTTTTCCAGAAGGCCGTCATCGCTGCGCGCAAGAAACTCTGGCCGGTGGCTCTCACCGCTGTGCGGGACGGTGTTAAGGAAGCCCCGGATGCACCGCTCAGCGACATGGACCGGCTGATCCTCGGGCGGATGCTCGGGTGCCGGTATGGTCTCGACGAGCTGCTGGAAGAACCCGGGATCCTCGATGAGCTGCGGGATGCGTTTTCCGGGCTCGCGGAACGGCGCAAAGCGATCAGCAGCATCGCGTCCTTGCTGCCTTACCTCATCAAGGTGGCAGTGTCGGAAAAGAACTTTTCCAGGGCGAAGGGCTTCCTGCGCCTCTATCTGCGCCTTGCCGGAATTGGGCAGGGCAGCCAGTTGCTGGCCGTTACGGCGTGGCGCAAACTATCCGGACGGGAACAAACCGTCTCAAGGGAAGACCAGTTTCCCGGAGGCAAGGCGCGCGGCGCCCACTGATCCTGTCCAATCCGGCCTGAAGCACCGTGCCGCTGCCTGCGGCGCATCGCCTCCCGGCTGGACCGGGCGTGACTGCGCCCGCTAGTCTTGGCGGATCACCATGCCTGACATGCCCACACCTTCGTCCTTCACCGCGCTGATCCGTGGGCTTGCCCTCAAATGTCCCGCTTGCGGGAAGGGGGCGCTCTACCGGGCCTATCTGAAGCCGGTGGATACGTGCGCCTGCTGCGGCGCGCCGCTCGGGCAGGTGCCGTCAGAGGACGGGCCGGCCTGGCTGACCGTGCTGATGCTGGCCCCGCTTCTGGTGATGGTCACGTTTTTCGTGTCGATGTCGAACCTGCCGCTCTGGATCACCCTGCCGGGCGCAGCGCTGGCCGTAACTGGCGCCGTCATGCTGGCCCTGCCACGCGTGAAAGCCGGCTGGATCGCAGTGCTCTGGTCAATGGGGAAAGTCGGCGCAAGCCAAGAGTAGTTTTGCGGGAAAATGGTGGTTCGGGGGAGACTTGAACTCCCGACCTCGCGATTATGAGTCGCGCGCTCTAACCAGCTGAGCTACCGAACCGTTCGCCGAAACGAAGGGGCCTCATACACGCGGGCGGGCCAGCCTGCAAGCGGGCGATCTGCACCTGATTGCAGTGCTGTATCCCAATGACTTAAACGAAACGGCGCCGGGCCGGTATCCGGCTGCGGCGATCATTGATTCAGTCCGGATATTCCCTTGCGTAAAGCTTGCGGCCGCCTTTGCGGCTATTCAGCCGCCACAGTTTCAGCAGCAGCTTCCTGCTCCGAGAGGAAGCGTTCGGCGTCCAGTGCAGCCTGACAGCCCATGCCGGCTGCTGTGACGGCCTGGCGGTAGGTCTCGTCGGTCACATCGCCAGCAGCGAACACGCCCGGAATTTCGGTCTGCGGCGTGCCAGGCTTGGTGATGAGGTAGCCATTGTCCTTCATCTTCAGCTTGCCTTTGAACAGCTCGGTCGAAGGGGCGTGGCCGATGGCGATGAAGACGCCATGCACGGGTACGAGCTTCACCTCGCCGGTGGTCACATCCTTGATCTTCGCACCTGTCACGCCGAGCGGGTTCTCGTCGCCGACCACCTCTTCCAGCGTATGGTTCCAGACCACTTCGACCTTCGGGTGCTTCAGAAGGCGCTCCTGCAGGATCTTTTCGGCGCGGAAGCTGTCGCGGCGGTGCACGACGGTGACCTTTGAGGCGAAGTTCGTCAGGAACAGCGCTTCTTCCACGGCGGAGTTGCCGCCGCCAACGACCATGACTTCACGGCCGCGATAGAAGAAGCCGTCACAGGTGGCGCAGGCGGAAACGCCGAAGCCCTTGAACTTCTCTTCCGTAGGCAGGCCCAGCCATTTGGCCTGGGCGCCGGTGCAGATGATGATCGAATCGGCGGTATAGACCGTCCCGCTTTCGCCCACGGCCTTGAACGGGCGGCTTTCGAGGTCGACCTCGGCGATGTGGTCGTTTTCGACCTTCGCACCCATGGCTTCGGCGTGTTCCTGCATCTTCACCATCAGGTCCGGGCCCTGAATCTCGGTGAAGCCGGGATAGTTCTCGACTTCCGTGGTGATGGTCAGCTGGCCACCGGGCTGGATGCCGGTCACCACCAGGACATCGCGCAGGGCGCGGGCACCGTAGACGGCGGCCGTCCAGCCAGCCGGGCCGGAGCCGATGATCAGGATTTCAACGTGTTTCGTGTCGGCCATGAGCTCGCCCCGTGGTTCAGCTTGGAAGAAGTGAGCCCCTATATGGGGCGCCTTCTCGCTGCTTAAAGCGGTGCGGCCGTCATATCAATGTGAGCGGGCAGGCCTGTGCGGGGCTATTCGTCCCGATACGCCTTGATATGGTCGACCTGTTCGCGGGTCATCTTGCCGTCCGCGATGTACTGCTCAAAGCGCGCATCTTCCTCGGCTCGCCCCGCATCGCGTATCGCTTTCGCTTCAGCCAGCTCTGCTTCCGTCATGTAGGATTTCGGCTTCGAGCAATGCGCGATCGCGCTTCCGATGGAATCCATGATTTTCTGGGAAGACCGCGCCGACTGGTAATTCTCCAGATAGAGCGCTGCCAGTTCCTCTTCCGCGCGCTTCGTCTGCTCTTTTTTCACGGCAGGAAGGGAGATCTCGATCACCTTGCCCGCGAGCTCCTGCTGCGCCGGATCGATCCGGTCAGATACGTAACGCGTGATGCATCCGCAGCCGACGATCTTCTTCACGCCGGAGCGGAATTTGATGCCGCCATCGCGAAACGCCTTGTGGCAGGTATCCAGCAAGGGCTCTTCGGCCTGCGTGATCGAGAATTGCTCGACGGCCCCCGCGCGCTGGGCTTTCAGTGACTGATTGCCCACCATGGCAATTCCACCCA
Proteins encoded in this region:
- a CDS encoding glycosyltransferase family 2 protein; this encodes MTKSSSSPAPSVSVILPTFNRAHLISASIESLLEQTYPISEILVVDDGSVDDTEGVVSAFADRVRYVRQDNGGKNAAINTGLREVEGDLVWIMDDDDLAPADALERLVAPFIADPSTAISYGALQKFRDDPVTGEMHYEMTHPYPPEDGRSFFVRIMEDCYITGQPCMLVRRSSYEVIFPLPEKNVISEDYAVLLLLARRWPASRVDGVTLLQRQHDGPRGPAEIRYAAESRNARWCQADTELLRKLLPQVSLGELVGRSGETLHHPRERRQALFQKAVIAARKKLWPVALTAVRDGVKEAPDAPLSDMDRLILGRMLGCRYGLDELLEEPGILDELRDAFSGLAERRKAISSIASLLPYLIKVAVSEKNFSRAKGFLRLYLRLAGIGQGSQLLAVTAWRKLSGREQTVSREDQFPGGKARGAH
- a CDS encoding DUF983 domain-containing protein; the protein is MPDMPTPSSFTALIRGLALKCPACGKGALYRAYLKPVDTCACCGAPLGQVPSEDGPAWLTVLMLAPLLVMVTFFVSMSNLPLWITLPGAALAVTGAVMLALPRVKAGWIAVLWSMGKVGASQE
- the trxB gene encoding thioredoxin-disulfide reductase; the encoded protein is MADTKHVEILIIGSGPAGWTAAVYGARALRDVLVVTGIQPGGQLTITTEVENYPGFTEIQGPDLMVKMQEHAEAMGAKVENDHIAEVDLESRPFKAVGESGTVYTADSIIICTGAQAKWLGLPTEEKFKGFGVSACATCDGFFYRGREVMVVGGGNSAVEEALFLTNFASKVTVVHRRDSFRAEKILQERLLKHPKVEVVWNHTLEEVVGDENPLGVTGAKIKDVTTGEVKLVPVHGVFIAIGHAPSTELFKGKLKMKDNGYLITKPGTPQTEIPGVFAAGDVTDETYRQAVTAAGMGCQAALDAERFLSEQEAAAETVAAE